The region GTAGGAAAGTTTGCGGAGTAGCGACGTTAGCCATTGTCCGAGTCGTGAGCTCGTGTCCCTATATCATTCCAGCCTCCTAGCTCCCTACGTCCGGCTTCGACCTCGGTAGCTGCAACGGTTTCTTCAGCCCAATATCGTACCACGACAACTTGTATCTAGTCCCAATTCTACTAGAGGCGTGTTTTAAATTGTGCTCGGCCAGTATGCACGGAGATCACGAGCATAAGTACGCGACCAACGACGCACACCTCGGCGCGACTACAGCAAGAGACGCAGAGACTCTATCAGCCGGCTCGACAGCAAGAAACGAGTCAACTACGAGAATGATGGACAGCCAGAATGCTTTGGAGAAGGACTTCATACAAGGAAATGGTGAGATACTCATTTGATTTTGACGTCTCTTGTTGCTAATTGCTCCTAGGGAATGGCTACAACGGACATGGGCACCTCGATGCCTCGGTAGACTCTGGTACTGCGCTCCATCAGATTCGAACAGCAGGAAGCATCTCTATTTCGCCCGAGCTCTTCGAGAAATTATACCTATCGCCCCAAAACCAGGTGAAAGGCGAGCTGCGTAAGACTTTTGGTAACCCGACTCCGATGTACGATCCTCCGCCAACTTCCATTCGACAAGAGGCACTAATAAGAGTAGTGCGCTTATCGGCTTCATACTCTCACTCCATCCATTGAGCATGACACTTATGGGATGGCGAGGCGCTGGAGGTAGTGGTTCAGCAAGTATCGGCTGGTATTACTTCGCAGGTGGTTTACTCATGATACTCGGAGGTATTGGTGAAGTATGTGTGATCGAGACTCTACTCAATAGGCAATGCTGACCCGAAGCAGTGGATTCTTGGAAACACATTCCCCTTTGTTGTCTTCGCCTCCTTCGGCGCCTTCTGGCTTGGTTTTGCCGCAACTCTTCAGCCTTTCTACAACGCATACGGCGCATACGCACAGCCAGGTGTGGAAAACAGCACGGGTCTTGAGTCTCGGGGCTTCAACGTTGGTATTGGTAAGTCATGCGCAATGACCTGATGATGTGGCTCTGACAGTCACATAGCATACTTCCTGATCATGATGGGCATTCTATGCTTCATCTACCTAATCTGCTCCATCCGTACCAACCTGatcttcttcctcatcttcttcacTCTCGTGCCCGCTTTCATGCTCCTCGCCGGTAGCTACTTCAAGGTCGCCACGGGTGACGCGAATCTGGCCAAGAAGCTTGCTGAAGCTGCTGGTGCATTCTGCTTTGTTGCATGTTTATGCGGCTGGTACATCTTCTTCGCCATCATGCTGGCCAGTGTCGACTTCCCGCTTGACCTGCCTCGTAAGTTCAAGCCATATGAGTATTTGTCATACGTTGCTAACATCCGCAGTCGTCGATTTATCCAGCATtatcaaaggcgcaagcgAGAAGCGAAAGATTAACCACGTCGAATGAGTACGATTAAGTGCAGGGCAGTCGTGCCAGGTTGAACCTTGTAGCAGCTAGCATGCTAGGCTATCGCAGGATCGATCGAGCAGCAATGACCAAAACAATGTAACTGTTGCGAGTCAGGCAGTTGCAAAAACTGGGGACCGCAAAAGTTGGACAGGATGATTATGGATATGACGTGTATCTGGTGTAGTAATGGTAATTGACGAGATCCCACAAACAACATAGTAATAATACATGTGATCACGGATTTTTTTTTCTGGAAATCCTCATGGCTGCCCCAAGTAATTTGCATGCGGGATCTGAATGAGTGTCGTGAGCGGCATTGTTCGTGGCCATCGCATTATAATTGCAGTCGATATAACAAGAGTACGTACCCCTCTCATAAGCACTCGGTCCCCACCACAAACACTAGTCGTACGAGCAGCAGCCAAGTACAAGCTGTCTGAAACACAAAAGACGCGCGGGCATAACACAGCAAACTCGTTTTGGTTGTCACCCCGGTTCGCATAAACACCCTTGTAACAGAAATGACGGATCTGACAGTCCTTAACCCGTATTATAGGCCTGGTAAGCGGAGCTTTTCAAGCGAACAGGTGGTGCGTGCATGTATACAAATATTCATCATCCAGTACATGAAGGAGGATGTAGTCCCCAAAACTCAGGTTTCTTCTTCAAAAACCTCCTCCCCACTTTAAACGCAACCATGTTCAGATCGATGCTACCAACGACGTCACCCCACGCGATGATTTACCCGGCGGAAGTAGACCACATGCAGCATACACGACAACACACCAACAGCAATAGCAGCAGTACCGCAGTAGCGCTTCCGCGGAGACGAAGCACTTCATCCACGCGATCCCAGCGATCTCTCAACTTTTCACGTCCACACCCCGCTTCCCCGGTACGACGGCAAAGTCCAAATCCAACAACACATCGTCATATCAGTCCCCCGCTCCCTCTAAGCAACACATCTCCCATCTCCCACCAAGTCATCATCGTTTCCCCCAAGCCCAAAAAAGCCGCTTTATCCTCACGTGGCCGCGTCCGAGCACCCCGCAAAATGGCAACATACTTTCTGACAGGCGCCAACCGCGGCATCGGCTTGGAATTTGTACGCCAACTCGCCGCCAAATCAAACAATACGATCATCGCAGGCGTACGCAGCAAGTCAGCTGATCTATCCGACCTAGAAGCTTTAAACACGCACTCCAACATTCACATTGTTGAATGCGATGTCGGCAGCCTAGACTCGCTTTCTGGCCTCGAATTCCGTGTCGCCGAGATCTTAACAAAGTCCGGTAGTAACCTAGACTACATCTTCAATGTGGCGGGCATCAATGCTACTAGCAGTGATACCTCGCTGACGCTGGACCCCAAGAGCCTGAACGAGCATATGCAGACGAATGTAATGGGGCCCGCGAAGATTGTGCAAAGTCTAAAGAGGTGGCTTGCGAGAGGTGCGACGGTGATGAATATGTCTAGTGGATTGGGGTCGCTAACGGTGGCGACGGATGTTACAAAGTGCTGCACGTATAGCATGAGTAAGGCGGCTTTGAACATGTTGACCTTGCATCAAGCCAAGGACTTGAAGGCTGCCGGGGTGAGGGTTATTACTATGGATCCGGGATGGGTGAGTTTCTTTTCCGTCTTCTCAACTGCAAAGAATATATGGCTGACAATTGATTTAGGTCAAGACACGAATGGGCGGTAAAGGCGCAATGATCGAACCTGAAGTAAGCGTCGGAAGTATGCTAGACGTGATTAATGGGCTCAAAGATTCGGATTCTGGGAAGTTTTATAGATACGATGGTGCGCCTGTGCCTTGGTAGCTTCCTTTCTCCTCCCTCACCCACACTCACTTTCTCACTACTCTTCACACGTAGGTAGATAGATAATCATAATAAACACATAAAACAATCTACTAATCTCACCCATCATCCCCCAGACACCTCATCTTCTCACAACAAATTTACCCGACGTCCTCCTATAACACCATCAACCATCGCATATCACCACCACCCCACAATGCCACCCCAAGCATACCCCCGCGGATTAAATGCCCGAAACAGTGCAAGTACATTATGCGACTTCTTTTCTTCGGAGCACTGACGCATTTGGCACGGGATGGAACAATGCAGCGGCTGCTGAAACATGGGGCTAGCCAGGCCGATGAAGCTTTAATTCGGTCGGATTGGTTGGGCGGGTGGTGATGAGATCGGATCACCGGGTGTCAGCGGGAAGTTTCGCAGTGTAGCGATCGCGTGATCATTTGGATCGGGCGAGTGGGAAGTCGAGAGAAAGCTGAGCATGAAGCCTGAGGCTGGGGAAGTTAGGGGGGTGAAGGAGTGGAGCCCGTGGCGTTGTCTGCATCACGGGGGGTTATGGGATGATCTTATGGGTACCTAGGTACTGTGTTACTAGCGGTGTGTGTGCGATTTGAGTATACGGTATGCGGTTCTAAATGTAGATGCGATATTTTTCTTTTTTCCAAATTCTGGATGCGCCTCTGTCTGGGCGTGGTGAATGTGGATGCTGCATGTCATGGAAGGTCCACCACATTACAGCGTGGCGCGTACTTATGATCGTGCATGAAGATGTGGAAAGTGCATATCCGCGGAGCGAAAGTTCTCGACTGTTCGAAGATATGGAGTTGAGGTGAAGTTTGAGGCCGGGCGTTGCCCTCGTTTTCTGCTGGAAGGAACGTAAGCTAGTTCCGTTATTCTCTGCTAGGAATGTGTGGAAGTCGTGCTCAAATCTTCTCAGGTACCAAGATCGAAAAAAAAAATGTTGAGTGGATAGATTCAGATAAGTGGTCACCGCTGGCACATGCGTGACATAAGATACTTAGCAGTGTAGGTAAGCAGCTAATAGGCGTATTAagcgactacagtggcctgTCTACACTAGTATGTTAAGTATTCTATGTCACTCGGGTGCTGGTGTGGTTGACTATGAGTCGTGAGGAAAATGCTAAGTCGAGGGCTAGTTGGTTTGCAAGTCTGTTATGTTAGAGGAATTGTCTATAGAGACAGTCTATGGATATCCTCTAAAGATATCAGTCTACTAATTTTGCCTAGAGGTATCATCTAGCTGTCATAAAACACTTGACAGTGTGAGTAAGTACCTAATAGGCGCGTCTGGCGACAACAGTGGCCCttgtacactagtatgtAAAGTGTTCTATGACACACGGGTGGTTTCGTGTAGGCTTATCCGATAAACTTATCGTATGAATTGATCAAAAAACCGTATCGTACAGACTTACGGTAGAGATAACAATAAGGGAAATTTGAAAAGAAGATGCTTGACGCGAACGGGTTTGGAACAGCAGGAGTGACTATACACATGTTCCAATAAACTGCAGGCATGTGTGTCCCTCTATATACTGCGTCAAGACCATCACAATTGTTTTTGCAGCTCTTGATCGTCCAAGCTATTTTGAGGGGTCTCAAAATAAGCCCAGCGTACACTCTTATCTGGTCTCGCAACCCGTGCGCCATTCATTCATCCATCGTATCCTCCAAGGGTCCTCAATACCAGTTCAACCGGGGTCTCAAACCGGGAACCTACGTCTACCACAGTGTAAATACATCTGTTCCCATCTCTTCCACCAACAACAATCCCGGCTGACTCAACACTCATAGCCTCCCGCAAACTCACTTTGCCTCCACAATGCAGTCGTCTAGCGTTTCACCCACCCCACCTACCGTGCTCTCCGATACTTTCTCCATTTTCAGCCAAGGTAGCGTCATCTCCCAGCTTAATATTCATCGTCGCATCTCTCTCCGCCATCAAAACATTAGAACTATCCAAAGATATCCGCCACGATCGTCCTCTAACCGATAACGAACTCCGCGCTATAGACCGCTCATTCGAATCTACCGGTCGTTCCATTCCCCTTCATGCTATTAGAAACGCCATCTACCTTGGTCGAACGCGAGAGAATCGTGAGAACTACACCCCGTTCTCTGAGGAGCCATGCTTGTATCTCGTTTTCCCACATATGACGTACCAGAAGAAAAGACCTGTGGGGATACTTTTTGACAATGTGGTTGCGCCTGCTTTCACGTGGGCTCTACAGGAGTATGAAGTTCCGGAGATACCAACAGGTGCAGAACGAGCTATTCGGCCTGGTTTCGATACCTACAAGACGCTCCCAAAACAATATGAAGTGATAGCGCACAACGATGATTATTGGGAGCCTGATGGGACCAGGGATTCCGCGAGTATGGATGCTGTGAGGAGCCGGATTTTTGAAATTGCGTGAAGAGAAATGGAACAAATTGTGGACGATAGCAATGACGGTGCTGTATACGAGATGCGTGGTATGAAGTTGGTCATTCTGGTTTCACGGCTTGACCATCCGGTGGTGACGCAGGTAGCAGCTCGGGAAGCGATGGCACTGTATGATGATGATATTGATTCGCATTATATAGAGGGAGGGAGGGTTGTGTATACGCGCGAGTATGACCTACAGGACCCTGAGGGGAGCATGGACTGCCTCGAGTAGCGCGTGTATCCGTGCTATTCGTTCGTAGATTGCTAGATTTTTGTTACTCAGTGTACTTGACCTTAAAGGCAACACAAATGAATAGAGCCGTGAATTATTCAGCGATTAATGTTTATTATCTGGACGTCTACCACCTCGCTCTTACTGAACGTTCATGTCAAAGTTTACTGTCTCTATATGCGAGACAATCAATCCATCAAATGGGCGAGAAGAAAGCGTCCACGCTCTAAATCTTCGCCTTCTTAGTCTGATGTCCATTCCCTTCCATGTCATCATCAAGCTCGTCCTCACCGTCCTCATCCCCAATGCGCCTCTCATGGATATTACCCTTATCATCCCCCACATACACAATGTTACTCGCCCCATCCTTCGCTACCATCTTGTTCGCCTCATCCAAAGTCCCCATCACAATTCCCTCCACAATCTTGAAACTACCTTGTTGCATCCATCTTGAATCAACGTACTTATCCCACTCCTGCGCCAAGCAGCGAAACCGATCGTGCGTATTCAACCACGCATTAACGAATACCCTGCCCCTACATAGCGCCAACAACACGGGATCTTGATATTGCGGTAGCTGAGGATGATCCTTCAACATACCCTTGATTGACGTCCAAGCTGATGCGTAGGTGGTGGAGCGGAGACCCGTATATTGGCCTTCTATGTCAGGGGTGGAAGAGTGATCTTGCCACGAGGGCCAGTACGTACGTACGGTGTTTGAATTGCGGTTGCGGAAGTGTTCGTGGAAGCCAATGAAAGACAAGGCGTCATTGGTTGTAGAGATACCGCGCGAAGGTAGGATCCTGGTTCTGGAGTCGTGAGGACAGCCCGACACAGTGACGAGACCACTATCAGCCCAAGCGCGGTCAAAAGCTGGTTTGACAATGTCGTCGTGCCAGATTTTGAGAAACGTCTCGTCTGTTGCGGCGTGCGTAGATATATGAGGAAAGATGACAAAGATGTGGGAGTATGTGCCTAGGTCTTTGCTCATTTTCCCATCTGCAGAGGGGTCATATGTGCTCCCGAGCAGCAGCGCATTTCGGATAGCTGAAGGAGTAACGGTCTGACCTAGTTGGTGTCGTAGATGATGTGCGATGAGATGGGCGTCAGCTGCGCTGATTGGGTTCGCAAACTTGTAGTCGATGGCACTTGGAATCCAGGATGTTTGCTCCCACGTGAGGCGCTTGGCAAAGGCGAGAGAATTAGGAACGCAGAAGGAGAGTTCGGTGTAGCATTGTTCTTTGTCGGAAAACTCTGCGAGAGCAGCCAGGGTAGGTAGATCGCGCTCATGGGTGCCTTTATTGGCCATGGCGGTTGCGCAAGAGTGGTGTAGTATTGAGTTGCGTCTGAGATTAATGGAATATGGGGAGATAAATACTGTGAGGGGGTGAATGGTGTTTCACACTGATCAGTAGTGCCAGTTTAGCTTGATAGCTGTAGGAAACTACGTGAAATATTCACTTTTGCATATTCACCCATTACGTCAGCCATTTTCTTGCGACAAGGCTTTGCAACCCTTCATTGTACGTGATATTTACATGTTCAGGTCAACTTAGGCCACCAGATCTAAATAACGTTGCGAGTTGGTTTTGCAACGCTTGCATGTCGGAGTCTATCTCTGCAATTGCATCAATTCGATCTTGGTCCTTTGTATCGCAATTGCGCAGAATTATGCCTCTGATATGAGGTTCATCGCTGATGTCGCTAAACAAGGATTCGTCTTCCTCTTGACGCGGGCTAAGATCATCACCTGGCTGATTGTCTTCGCCATCTGTGTAAGAAGCGTCGTTCGGGCCATAATCTGGGTTGTTCTCAACGAGATAATCTTGATGTCGGGTGCGGAGACATGGTGTTTGCTAGAAAAGGTCAGTTCGTCTTGATTTTTAACACGGGAAAAGGATTACTCACACTGTCGAAGAACTTTGCTGCTTCTTGTCTCCACTCAGACTCCGGTTTTCGGATGAGAGGGAGTAGATCAAGCTCGATGGGAGGTTTGATCGTTCTCTTGGCGTATCTAAGCGTGAATTTCACGCGAGCGCCCTCCGTATCAAATTCCACAATCAGTGGTCGAAGAGCCTCAAAAAACTCGGACTAGAGATTGAGCCTAATATGCTTCTGTGTCAAGACTATGGTCAATTCGAACCCCTGTTTTTTCTTGATACGGCGTATTGCGTCGAGTGATTGACGCCATTTGGCTGCCCTGGGCAGGTCTCGAGCATAACCCCACTGAAAAGGATTGCTCATATCGATTTCAATGTTCAACTTCCGTAAAACATCGGCAGGATCCAGCCCCACCAAAAAAAGCGTCGTTCGAAACGACCAATTCTGCTCCAGGCAGTAGAACACTCCGTACTTGGTGTGAACGAACGCGAGGAACTGCCTTGCACCAAGCTTCCACAATCTCGCGGGCCGACTCATGACCTACATATGCAGGCTTGATGAAGAACGGGTGATCTGCGTGTGCCCCTGGGAAATCATCTCGTGTTGGTACCACGATCCGCTTGGTCAACCTTTCACATGAAATCGAATTGGGGCCAGTAGGTCTTCTTGTTTGACAGACCATCCACATGTGATAATGAGTGTCTTTCAGAGTCTCGTCATCCCATATATACACGTATACAATGTCACGGAGGTCCCGCAGTAAGAATCTTCGCATACGTGCGAAGAAGGGAAGATTCCATGCGGCGCATTTTGCAAGGATAAGAGGCATCAGAACCCTATCGTGAACTATTAGATGAGGCAATGGGAACTAAGAGGCCTGACTTTACCTTAGTCGAGCTAGTCGAGCAGATTGTCCCCAAGGTCCGTATTGGGGAGTAGCTTGCTCGAGTTGGCGCAGCAATGCgtttgtcttcttcttgaaTTTTCTAACACTGCAACGATTTGTCAAGACTAACGCATTGATTGGCAGTGAACGAAATACCCAGTTTTGCTTTGGAGGTTATCGGGCTTGACACTGAATTTGCATTAGAGGCGAGCGTGATAGACGTGCATACTAGCTAGCTTACTTATGCAAGACTCTCTGTATTTCCTGAAACGCCGCATCTTGTCTCTTGTTTGATAAGCCGCTCATGTTGTGGTGGAGGGAGTCGCAGACAGAATTAGATGAAGTCGGTGGAGGGGTTACAAGCGGCGATTACTACCGTAGATGTGTCGGAAATTTCCGCGCACCATTCCGAAACAGGAAACTTTGTAGTAAGATCAAGACATTGTTGTTCGATTGTGACTATTTTCTGTATCTACATATGTGACAAAAGAAGCCAAAAAAAGGGTAAAGTATATGTTGAGAAGTAAACACCACATCATCAAGACCGAATCCAGCACCAAGTCTGAATCCTCCACACTCACAGGTGCTGCCAATTCTCATACCAGGAGATCCTGTGAAGCTCAACGTGTTGTTGTGCTTAATATCCTCCCTCCTTGCCCTTGTCTCCCTTGTCGCCGCCACCAAACATGCCACCGAGCCAGCCGAGGAAACCGCCTCCTGGGGCGCCATTCCCGTTCCCGTTCTCGGAACCGTCCTGACCAGACTGTCCGGGATAATCTGGGGCACTAGTGGGTTGTGGGCCACGGGTGACTGTCTCCATGGTGGTGGGAAGCTCTGGCACACTGCCAGTAGGCATGGGGAAGCCGCCAGTGGGTGCGGGGAATCCGCCAGGTCCACCGGGTCCACCAGGTCCTCCGGGTCCTCCAGGTCCACCTGTGGGCATAGGGAAGGGCGAGTCTGAGCCACCCTCGGATGGGTAATCGCCGGGTGCGTCAGTTGGGGCAGGGAAGGGTGAGTCTCCAGGCTGTCCGTCAGATCCTCCAGGACCACTAGGACCGCCAGCTCCGCCGCTGGGAGAGGGCATGTTGGGGAAGCCACCAGTGGGCATAGGGAAACCTCCAGGTCCACCGATGCCGGAAGGGACACTACCGCCAGGGGCATCACCACCTGGAGCGCCAGGGAAGCCACCACCTGGAGCACCACCGCCTGGAGCACCACTGCCTGGAGCACCACTGCCTGGAGCACCACTGCCTGGAGCACCACTGCCTGGAGCACCGCCGCCTGGAGCACCACTGCCTGGAGCACCACCGCCTGGAGCACCACCGCCTGGAGCACCACCGCCTGGAGCACCGCCGCCTGGAGCACCACCGCCTGGAGCACCGTCACCAGGAGCGCCAGGGAAACCACCACCGGGAGCACCAGGGGATCCGCCACCTGGAGCACCGCCACCGGGAGAGTTGCCTCCAGGAGCACCAGGGAAGCCACCGCCTGGAGCACCTCCGCCGGGGTAGCCACCACCTGGTGCACCGCCACCTGGAGCGTTGCCGCTAGGAGCACCGGGGAAACCACCGCCTGGAGAGTTGCCGCCAGGCGTACCGTAGGTTTGACGCCTAGCAGGCGCGAGCTGATAGTCAATGGCCAAGCCGCCAAAGGGGACAGCAAGGGCAGAGCCCGAGAGAGCGAGGATAAAAGCACCCTTCATTTTGATTGTCGAAGTAGAAATTGATTTTAAAGCGAAGAAGTTGTGGAGCGTGCGGTCAGAGTGAGGATGACTGCGGAGTTGTAAAAGAGAGAACTGGCACAGCCAAAAGAATGTAGGTATACCGCTGGTATATGCAAGAGAGCGAGAGCTGAAAGAAGGTTTGTGTGGAAAGAGAACGGTGTACAACTGTCTTGTGAAGGACTTGTCGATGCCCTTCAAACCTCGAGGCGGACACGCAAGATATATGTTTCTCGCTCGGAGAGTCCGAAGCCCGGTCGTCACGACTTCATCTAAGCGCATTGACACTTTCAGAGACTCTGAACGCCTAGTCGTTCGACACGACAAGGGAGTAGTGAGTACTACCTTCTAGTTACCGACATGATCAATCAAACATTGCGTAGGCGCGGGCGGGGACTGGGGTAGCCCACGCACGGCAACGAGGATCCCAGAGCGGTTCGGAGGATATGTTTGATCGTTTTGATTTCGATCAGACATGGTTTCTTAGTTGTAGTCCAATGAAATGACGGCGCGGAAGCGAAACATGGAGAAAGTGTGGAGTGCCAAGGATCTCAGCGCGGCGCAAGGCCAAAAGCACGGTTAAGGGAGCTGCAGATAGATTGTGAAAAAGACCTCATGTTTCGTCGAGATGCTCTAGACGGGAAACGGGGATGCCAATAGTGGATGAAGGCTAGCGGTGGGTCCGTTTCAGGCGTACGTACACCCAAACGCCAAGACGGGGCTAGAAGCACTTCATTGGTGACTTCGCCCTACAACCTTATCCGCTCTGTAACAGGCGCGTTGTTTAATTAGAGCCTCAATGCTTCCATACCTAACCTTGGGGGTGCGATCAATAGTATTGTGTGACGTATGACTTGCGATGTCACCATCGCGGACAACAGGTGACATAGAATACTTGACAGCGACAGTACAGGTAAACTCCGATATTCTCTTCCTCATAGGCCTATCTGGCGCCTACAGTAGCGTTTTTATACTAGTGTGTtaagtatttcatgtcacccaggtgtGGTGTTAATAGCGATCGACTCATATCCATCCAATCCTTCTGGCAGCATAGCCCCATCCACTCAACAGTGCAGTCACGCCTGTAAAGGCGATAAGTGCTCCGTAGCCACTCCCATAAGCAAAGTGGGCATTCCAGTTACCAGCATGAAGCAAGGCTTCCGAAAGCGGACCACTGCATAAGTTGCCAACTCCCTTTCCTGCAGACAAACAGGCCCAAGCAAACCCAGAGTCTGCGCCTCGACGCTTCTTTTGTGTATCTGTGACAATGGCGCTCCAGGCGCTCGACTGAGACCCCGCAAACGCACCATAGACGAGGCAAAAGAGGTACAATGGTACCAGTGACGTAGAGAATCCCCAGAGGAGGAATATGCCGATGGTGGACCCCAAAGCCGAGACAAATAGACAGCTGGTGACATGATATCTATCTGTTGCTACACCCATGCACAAACATCCAACGAATCCAGCAGCGTTGACCAGGATGACAGTGACAGTGCTCTCGATGCTACCCGCACCGATCGAACGAGCAAAGGTGGGCAAATAGATTCCCGGCAGAAAGAAACCAAGGCTCTGGATCACATTGCCTGACTGTAGGATGAGGTAGTTTGGGCAAGTCCAGAAAGATAGATCGAAGCCCCTGGACTGCGATGCGTGGGAAAGCGGAAGCCGAGGtttgaagaagaagacgatgGGGAGATTGAGGACCACGAAGCTAAGTGCGCACACTCGAAGTGTCGTACGGAAGCCATACGAGTGTAACAGCCATTCCAATATCAACGGGAGAATGGCACCACTCAACCCCAGGCCTGCCATGGTCACCCCGTACGCAAATCCTCGTCGTCGTACCCACCACTCTTCGATATTGAAGAGAATTGGTGTCCATGCCAAACCTCCACCCAAAGCATACAAAATGCCTTGGGTAACGATGAGGTGAGTTACACTAGTCGACAGAGATCCGAGACCGAGGGCGAGGCAGACAACAGCCAGCCCAACAGGGGTCGCCCACCTGCGGAATCTTGGAAAGTACTTGAGGACGACGAACCACAACGTAATGTCCATATACATGATACCCTGTAATATATGTCAGACAAAGGCATCTCTGGTATTGTAGATCAATATACCATTGCACAAGCACCAACGACAGCGATGTTGCTTTGACCGGAGAAGTCATTGCTGGTAGCGTAATACTCTTGAAAGACACCATAGCAGGATGGAAAGCCCCAGATCATAGCCTCAAGCAT is a window of Pyrenophora tritici-repentis strain M4 chromosome 2, whole genome shotgun sequence DNA encoding:
- a CDS encoding membrane protein; amino-acid sequence: MHGDHEHKYATNDAHLGATTARDAETLSAGSTARNESTTRMMDSQNALEKDFIQGNGNGYNGHGHLDASVDSGTALHQIRTAGSISISPELFEKLYLSPQNQVKGELRKTFGNPTPIALIGFILSLHPLSMTLMGWRGAGGSGSASIGWYYFAGGLLMILGGIGEWILGNTFPFVVFASFGAFWLGFAATLQPFYNAYGAYAQPGVENSTGLESRGFNVGIAYFLIMMGILCFIYLICSIRTNLIFFLIFFTLVPAFMLLAGSYFKVATGDANLAKKLAEAAGAFCFVACLCGWYIFFAIMLASVDFPLDLPLVDLSSIIKGASEKRKINHVE
- a CDS encoding FabG, Dehydrogenase with different specificities (related to short-chain alcohol dehydrogenase) translates to MATYFLTGANRGIGLEFVRQLAAKSNNTIIAGVRSKSADLSDLEALNTHSNIHIVECDVGSLDSLSGLEFRVAEILTKSGSNLDYIFNVAGINATSSDTSLTLDPKSLNEHMQTNVMGPAKIVQSLKRWLARGATVMNMSSGLGSLTVATDVTKCCTYSMSKAALNMLTLHQAKDLKAAGVRVITMDPGWVKTRMGGKGAMIEPEVSVGSMLDVINGLKDSDSGKFYRYDGAPVPW
- a CDS encoding YppG domain containing protein, translated to MANKGTHERDLPTLAALAEFSDKEQCYTELSFCVPNSLAFAKRLTWEQTSWIPSAIDYKFANPISAADAHLIAHHLRHQLGQTVTPSAIRNALLLGSTYDPSADGKMSKDLGTYSHIFVIFPHISTHAATDETFLKIWHDDIVKPAFDRAWADSGLVTVSGCPHDSRTRILPSRGISTTNDALSFIGFHEHFRNRNSNTVRTYWPSWQDHSSTPDIEGQYTGLRSTTYASAWTSIKGMLKDHPQLPQYQDPVLLALCRGRVFVNAWLNTHDRFRCLAQEWDKYVDSRWMQQGSFKIVEGIVMGTLDEANKMVAKDGASNIVYVGDDKGNIHERRIGDEDGEDELDDDMEGNGHQTKKAKI
- a CDS encoding CynX, Cyanate permease translates to MDSNSTSQAQLTAPSSPTDIELLRQHDHHPPNNDAGFSLPPTDQGKDAWLCLLSCFMLEAMIWGFPSCYGVFQEYYATSNDFSGQSNIAVVGACAMGIMYMDITLWFVVLKYFPRFRRWATPVGLAVVCLALGLGSLSTSVTHLIVTQGILYALGGGLAWTPILFNIEEWWVRRRGFAYGVTMAGLGLSGAILPLILEWLLHSYGFRTTLRVCALSFVVLNLPIVFFFKPRLPLSHASQSRGFDLSFWTCPNYLILQSGNVIQSLGFFLPGIYLPTFARSIGAGSIESTVTVILVNAAGFVGCLCMGVATDRYHVTSCLFVSALGSTIGIFLLWGFSTSLVPLYLFCLVYGAFAGSQSSAWSAIVTDTQKKRRGADSGFAWACLSAGKGVGNLCSGPLSEALLHAGNWNAHFAYGSGYGALIAFTGVTALLSGWGYAARRIGWI